From Labeo rohita strain BAU-BD-2019 chromosome 18, IGBB_LRoh.1.0, whole genome shotgun sequence, the proteins below share one genomic window:
- the ccnp gene encoding cyclin N-terminal domain-containing protein 2 has protein sequence MARTGFCGSRQLLDLHMTDDRQAPLRTWANSCVLRERRVFAEGEEVAPGQHYRPPQESRWVQRLPVSAEDGIIMDYGPQDESDTSDVYEEEALLKYLNRLPGPPSLREMMPGLLRREVEVAISKLGLLYDKTYAWDIFSDMMRSQLLCTLPNADLPKHFSDTTRAILVDWLIQVHEVFQFSEETLYLAVHLLNRALRLIKVSISGLQLLGVVCLFLAAKKEECLLPEVSELCYLMENAYSKKQLLRMERRVLTGLKFDLYHCPPLHFLLISASIARCSDKVVWMARYLLELSLLEGQCVVYLPAQLAGAALRLARRILQEAPSPDGEMAWCIASSIHIGSEATLLSIMQIMAMAAARAHARETRATFIKFSTIQTLHVSVHPALKAAPGLLGLSCPQT, from the exons ATGGCTCGAACTGGGTTTTGTGGTTCCAGGCAACTGTTGGACCTCCATATG ACTGACGACAGACAAGCTCCCCTGCGGACGTGGGCAAACTCCTGTGTTCTGAGGGAGCGCAGGGTGTTTGCCGAAGGAGAGGAGGTGGCACCTGGGCAGCACTACAGACCCCCACAGGAGAGCCGATGG gTTCAAAGGCTTCCCGTATCCGCAGAGGATGGGATCATAATGGACTACGGTCCACAGGATGAGTCAGATACGTCAG ATGTCTATGAAGAGGAGGCTTTGCTGAAGTATCTGAACAGGTTGCCAGGTCCACCTAGTCTGCGGGAAATGATGCCCGGACTTCTGCGCAGAGAGGTGGAAGTAGCCATCAGTAAGCTAGGGCTCCTCTACGACAAGACCTACGCATGGGACATCTTTTCAGACATGATG AGAAGTCAGCTACTATGCACTCTCCCAAACGCTGACCTGCCCAAGCATTTCAGTGACACCACAAGAGCTATCTTGGTGGATTGGCTAATTCAAGTCCAT GAAGTGTTTCAGTTCTCTGAGGAAACGTTGTATCTGGCAGTGCACCTGCTGAATCGAGCGCTAAGGCTCATCAAAGTGTCCATCTCTGGCCTGCAGCTACTGGGTGTGGTTTGCCTTTTTCTGGCTGCTAAAAAAGAGGAGTGTCTGTTACCAGAG GTGTCAGAGCTCTGCTATCTGATGGAAAATGCTTACAGCAAGAAACAGCTGCTACGGATGGAAAGGAGGGTTTTAACTGGGCTCAAGTTTGATCTCTATCACTGTCCTCCTCTTCATTTTCTTCTTATCTCTGCTTCCATCGCACGCTGCAGCGACAAG GTGGTCTGGATGGCACGATACTTGTTGGAGCTCTCGCTCTTGGAAGGGCAGTGTGTGGTGTATCTGCCCGCCCAGTTGGCAGGTGCTGCCCTACGTCTGGCCCGCAGGATCCTCCAGGAAGCTCCGTCTCCTGACGGAGAGATGGCCTGGTGCATCGCCTCTAGTATCCATATAGGAAG TGAAGCAACTCTCCTCAGTATAATGCAGATCATGGCCATGGCAGCAGCGAGAGCACATGCTCGTGAGACCCGTGCCACTTTCATCAAGTTCTCCACTATACAGACCCTCCATGTCAGCGTGCACCCTGCCCTGAAAGCCGCCCCCGGCCTACTGGGGCTGTCGTGCCCTCAGACGTGA